A section of the Bos indicus isolate NIAB-ARS_2022 breed Sahiwal x Tharparkar chromosome 26, NIAB-ARS_B.indTharparkar_mat_pri_1.0, whole genome shotgun sequence genome encodes:
- the NOLC1 gene encoding nucleolar and coiled-body phosphoprotein 1 isoform X2, with amino-acid sequence MADAGLRRVVPSDLYPLVLGFLRDNQLSSVANKFVKATGATQQDANATSLLDIYSFWLKSTKAPKRKLQANGPVAKKTSSSDSSDDSSEEENQGPPAKKAAVPAKQASLLQHPGKAAVKASESSSSSSSEESSDEEEERDKKKKPVEKGVKPQAKTVKAPPKKAKSSDSDSDSSSEDEPPKNQKPKTTPVAVKTQAKAPAKPGTSARPAPKVANGKAASSSSSSSSDDDSEEEKAVAISKKTIPKKQVVAKAPVKMAAAPAQKSSSSEDSSSEEEEEEQKKKPMKKKPGPYSSVPPPSVPPPKKSLGTQSPKKAAEKQQTVESSEESSDESDSSSEEEKKPPAKAVIAKAATKAAPAKKAAESSSDSSDSDSSEDEAPAKPAGTTKNPSSKPAATPKQPAAKLAATPKQTAGSVQKPLTRKADSSSSEEESSSSDEEETKKTVATPKSKATVKAALSLPAKQSSQGAGGSSSDSDSSSSEEEEEEKTPKPPAKKPRKEVGAIAPSKPASGKKAKAESSSSCSSDDSSEEEEEPKGKGTPRPQATKAGGTSALTAQNGKADRGSNEEEEEKKKAAVAVAKPGSEKKKKKNEAAKEAETPPAKKIKPQTPNTFPKRKKGERRASSPFRRIREEEIEVDARVADNSFDAKRGAAGDWGERANQVLKFTKGKSFRHEKTKKKRGSYRGGSISVQVNSVKFDSE; translated from the exons ATGGCGGACGCCGGCTTACGCCGCGTGGTTCCCAGCGACCTGTATCCCCTCGTGCTCGGCTTTCTGCGAGATAACCAGCTCTCGAGCGTGGCCAATAAATTCGTCAAGGCAACAGGCGCT aCCCAGCAGGATGCCAACGCCACTTCCCTCTTGGATATCTATAGTTTCTGGCTCAA GTCCACCAAGGCTCCAAAGCGGAAGTTACAGGCAAATGGACCAGTGGCTAAGAAGACTTCATCCAGTGACAGCAGTGACGACAGCAGTGAGGAGGAAAACCAGGGGCCTCCAGCTAAGAAAGCTG CTGTACCTGCCAAGCAGGCCAGTCTGCTTCAGCATCCTGGAAAGGCTGCAGTCAAAGCATccgagagcagcagcagcagcagcagtgaagaatccagtgatgaggaggaggaaagagacaaaaagaaaaagcctgtTGAG AAGGGAGTTAAGCCACAGGCCAAGACAGTCAAAGCTCCTCCTAAGAAGGCCAAGAGCTCTGATTCCGATTCTGACTCAAGCTCAGAGGACGAGCCACCAAAGAATCAGAAGCCAAAGACAACACCTGTGGCAGTGAAAACTCAGGCTAAAGCCCCAGCCAAACCAG gtACATCAGCTCGGCCAGCACCTAAAGTCGCCAACGGCAAAGCAgctagtagcagcagcagcagcagcagtgatgatgactcagaggaggaaaaggcagtAGCCATCTCTAAGAAG ACCATACCTAAAAAGCAAGTTGTGGCTAAGGCTCCAGTGAAAATGGCTGCCGCACCTGCCCAAAAGAGTTCCAGCAGTGAGGACTCCTCcagtgaggaagaggaagaggagcagaAGAAAAAGCCCATGAAGAAAAAACCAG GTCCCTATAGCTCAGTCCCCCCGCCTTCTGTTCCCCCACCCAAGAAGTCCCTGGGAACTCAGTCCCCCAAGAAAGCTGCAGAGAAGCAGCAGACTGTGGAGAGCAGCGAGGAGAGCAGCGATGAGTCTG ATTCAAGttctgaggaagaaaagaaacctcCAGCTAAGGCAGTCATCGCCAAGGCAGCTACTAAAGCAGCTCCAGCAAAGAAGGCAGCAGAGAGCTCTTCAGACAGCTCGG ACTCCGACAGTTCTGAGGATGAAGCTCCTGCCAAGCCAGCTGGTACCACCAAGAATCCCTCAAGTAAACCAGCCGCCACTCCCAAGCAGCCTGCAGCTAAGTTAGCCGCCACTCCCAAGCAGACTGCGGGCAGTGTCCAGAAGCCTCTAACCAGAAAGGCTGACAGCAGCTCCAGTGAGGAGGAGAGCAGTTCTAGTGACGAGGAGGAGACGAAGAAGACTGTAGCCACCCCTAAGTCCAAGGCGACAGTCAAAGCAGCCCTGtctttgcctgccaagcagagcTCTCAGGGTGCTGGGGGCAGCAGCTCGGATTCAGACAGCTCCAGCAgcgaggaagaggaagaagagaagacgCCTAAACCCCCAGCTAAAAAGCCACGGAAGGAGGTAGGAGCCATAGCCCCTTCCAAACCAGCCTCCGGGAAGAAAGCAAAGGCCGAGAGCAGCAGCAGTTGTTCCTCCGATGACtccagtgaggaggaggaggagcccaaGGGCAAGGGCACTCCAAGACCGCAGGCCACCAAGGCCGGTGGCACCTCTGCACTGACTGCCCAGAATGGAAAAGCAGACAGGGGCAGcaacgaggaggaggaggagaagaaaaaggcagcaGTGGCGGTTGCTAAGCCAG gttcagaaaagaagaagaagaagaatgaggCTGCTAAGGAGGCAGAGACTCCTCCAGCAAAGAAGATAAAGCCTCAGACCCCCAACACATTTCCTAAAAGGAAGAAG GGAGAACGAAGGGCATCCTCCCCATTCCGAAGGATCAGGGAAGAGGAGATCGAGGTGGATGCTCGAGTGGCAGACAATTCCTTTGATGCCAAG CGGGGTGCAGCTGGAGACTGGGGGGAGCGAGCCAATCAGGTTCTGAAGTTCACCAAAGGCAAATCCTTCCGGCATGAGAAAACCAAGAAGAAGCGGGGCAGCTACCGGGGAGGCTCCATCTCTGTCCAAGTCAACTCTGTTAAGTTTGACAGCGAGTGA
- the NOLC1 gene encoding nucleolar and coiled-body phosphoprotein 1 isoform X1, translating to MADAGLRRVVPSDLYPLVLGFLRDNQLSSVANKFVKATGATQQDANATSLLDIYSFWLNRSTKAPKRKLQANGPVAKKTSSSDSSDDSSEEENQGPPAKKAAVPAKQASLLQHPGKAAVKASESSSSSSSEESSDEEEERDKKKKPVEKGVKPQAKTVKAPPKKAKSSDSDSDSSSEDEPPKNQKPKTTPVAVKTQAKAPAKPGTSARPAPKVANGKAASSSSSSSSDDDSEEEKAVAISKKTIPKKQVVAKAPVKMAAAPAQKSSSSEDSSSEEEEEEQKKKPMKKKPGPYSSVPPPSVPPPKKSLGTQSPKKAAEKQQTVESSEESSDESDSSSEEEKKPPAKAVIAKAATKAAPAKKAAESSSDSSDSDSSEDEAPAKPAGTTKNPSSKPAATPKQPAAKLAATPKQTAGSVQKPLTRKADSSSSEEESSSSDEEETKKTVATPKSKATVKAALSLPAKQSSQGAGGSSSDSDSSSSEEEEEEKTPKPPAKKPRKEVGAIAPSKPASGKKAKAESSSSCSSDDSSEEEEEPKGKGTPRPQATKAGGTSALTAQNGKADRGSNEEEEEKKKAAVAVAKPGSEKKKKKNEAAKEAETPPAKKIKPQTPNTFPKRKKGERRASSPFRRIREEEIEVDARVADNSFDAKRGAAGDWGERANQVLKFTKGKSFRHEKTKKKRGSYRGGSISVQVNSVKFDSE from the exons ATGGCGGACGCCGGCTTACGCCGCGTGGTTCCCAGCGACCTGTATCCCCTCGTGCTCGGCTTTCTGCGAGATAACCAGCTCTCGAGCGTGGCCAATAAATTCGTCAAGGCAACAGGCGCT aCCCAGCAGGATGCCAACGCCACTTCCCTCTTGGATATCTATAGTTTCTGGCTCAA CAGGTCCACCAAGGCTCCAAAGCGGAAGTTACAGGCAAATGGACCAGTGGCTAAGAAGACTTCATCCAGTGACAGCAGTGACGACAGCAGTGAGGAGGAAAACCAGGGGCCTCCAGCTAAGAAAGCTG CTGTACCTGCCAAGCAGGCCAGTCTGCTTCAGCATCCTGGAAAGGCTGCAGTCAAAGCATccgagagcagcagcagcagcagcagtgaagaatccagtgatgaggaggaggaaagagacaaaaagaaaaagcctgtTGAG AAGGGAGTTAAGCCACAGGCCAAGACAGTCAAAGCTCCTCCTAAGAAGGCCAAGAGCTCTGATTCCGATTCTGACTCAAGCTCAGAGGACGAGCCACCAAAGAATCAGAAGCCAAAGACAACACCTGTGGCAGTGAAAACTCAGGCTAAAGCCCCAGCCAAACCAG gtACATCAGCTCGGCCAGCACCTAAAGTCGCCAACGGCAAAGCAgctagtagcagcagcagcagcagcagtgatgatgactcagaggaggaaaaggcagtAGCCATCTCTAAGAAG ACCATACCTAAAAAGCAAGTTGTGGCTAAGGCTCCAGTGAAAATGGCTGCCGCACCTGCCCAAAAGAGTTCCAGCAGTGAGGACTCCTCcagtgaggaagaggaagaggagcagaAGAAAAAGCCCATGAAGAAAAAACCAG GTCCCTATAGCTCAGTCCCCCCGCCTTCTGTTCCCCCACCCAAGAAGTCCCTGGGAACTCAGTCCCCCAAGAAAGCTGCAGAGAAGCAGCAGACTGTGGAGAGCAGCGAGGAGAGCAGCGATGAGTCTG ATTCAAGttctgaggaagaaaagaaacctcCAGCTAAGGCAGTCATCGCCAAGGCAGCTACTAAAGCAGCTCCAGCAAAGAAGGCAGCAGAGAGCTCTTCAGACAGCTCGG ACTCCGACAGTTCTGAGGATGAAGCTCCTGCCAAGCCAGCTGGTACCACCAAGAATCCCTCAAGTAAACCAGCCGCCACTCCCAAGCAGCCTGCAGCTAAGTTAGCCGCCACTCCCAAGCAGACTGCGGGCAGTGTCCAGAAGCCTCTAACCAGAAAGGCTGACAGCAGCTCCAGTGAGGAGGAGAGCAGTTCTAGTGACGAGGAGGAGACGAAGAAGACTGTAGCCACCCCTAAGTCCAAGGCGACAGTCAAAGCAGCCCTGtctttgcctgccaagcagagcTCTCAGGGTGCTGGGGGCAGCAGCTCGGATTCAGACAGCTCCAGCAgcgaggaagaggaagaagagaagacgCCTAAACCCCCAGCTAAAAAGCCACGGAAGGAGGTAGGAGCCATAGCCCCTTCCAAACCAGCCTCCGGGAAGAAAGCAAAGGCCGAGAGCAGCAGCAGTTGTTCCTCCGATGACtccagtgaggaggaggaggagcccaaGGGCAAGGGCACTCCAAGACCGCAGGCCACCAAGGCCGGTGGCACCTCTGCACTGACTGCCCAGAATGGAAAAGCAGACAGGGGCAGcaacgaggaggaggaggagaagaaaaaggcagcaGTGGCGGTTGCTAAGCCAG gttcagaaaagaagaagaagaagaatgaggCTGCTAAGGAGGCAGAGACTCCTCCAGCAAAGAAGATAAAGCCTCAGACCCCCAACACATTTCCTAAAAGGAAGAAG GGAGAACGAAGGGCATCCTCCCCATTCCGAAGGATCAGGGAAGAGGAGATCGAGGTGGATGCTCGAGTGGCAGACAATTCCTTTGATGCCAAG CGGGGTGCAGCTGGAGACTGGGGGGAGCGAGCCAATCAGGTTCTGAAGTTCACCAAAGGCAAATCCTTCCGGCATGAGAAAACCAAGAAGAAGCGGGGCAGCTACCGGGGAGGCTCCATCTCTGTCCAAGTCAACTCTGTTAAGTTTGACAGCGAGTGA